From a region of the Ovis aries strain OAR_USU_Benz2616 breed Rambouillet chromosome 2, ARS-UI_Ramb_v3.0, whole genome shotgun sequence genome:
- the IFNE gene encoding interferon epsilon — protein MINKAFFEIVLVLLASSTVCSQELKLVLCQQRRVNQESLKLLNKLQTSSIQQCLLHRKNFLLPQKSVNPHQYQKGQVLAILHEMLQQIFNLFRATSSLDGWEESHTEKFLVELLQQLEYLEALMRLQAKKKSDTLGSENLRLQVKMYFQRIHDYLESQDYSSCAWTIVKVEINRCLFLVFRLTRKLSEQGMET, from the coding sequence ATGATTAACAAGGCTTTCTTTGAAATTGTGTTGGTTCTGTTGGCTTCTTCCACTGTTTGCTCCCAAGAGCTGAAACTGGTTCTTTGCCAGCAAAGGAGAGTGAACCAAGAGAGTTTAAAACTTTTGAATAAACTGCAGACCTCGTCAATTCAGCAGTGTCTACTGCACAGGAAAAACTTCCTGCTTCCCCAGAAGTCTGTGAATCCTCACCAGTATCAGAAAGGACAAGTACTGGCCATCCTTCATGAGATGCTTCAACAGATCTTCAACCTCTTCAGGGCAACCTCTTCTCTTGATGGTTGGGAGGAAAGTCACACAGAAAAGTTCCTTGTTGAACTTCTTCAACAGCTGGAATACCTAGAAGCACTCATGAGACtgcaagcaaagaagaaaagtgacACCTTGGGCAGTGAGAACCTTAGATTACAGGTTAAAATGTATTTCCAAAGGATCCATGATTACCTGGAAAGCCAGGACTATAGCAGCTGTGCCTGGACCATTGTCAAAGTAGAAATCAACCGGTGTCTGTTCTTGGTGTTCCGACTcacaagaaagctgagtgaacAGGGCATGGAAACTTGA